The following are from one region of the Geoalkalibacter subterraneus genome:
- the carA gene encoding glutamine-hydrolyzing carbamoyl-phosphate synthase small subunit, producing MKAILALADGRVFHGTALGATGEMTGEVVFNTSMTGYQEILTDPSYCGEIVTMTYPQIGNYGINLEDVESRQPFLSGFVVKEACDFPSNWRSTMSLDAYLKENGIVGIQGIDTRALVRHIRDQGAQNGIISSLDLDPESVVAKARKAPPLVGRDLVKEVTCDKPYHWDEGPWKLGEGYVKNDKPSRFRVVAYDFGIKRNILRNLVAAGCDVTVVPATTPAKDVLAMNPDGVFLSNGPGDPEPIVYAQENIRELLGKVPLFGICLGHQLLALALGGKTFKLKFGHRGGNQPVQRSDDRRVEITAQNHGFAVDADSFSDDAIQTHTNLNDNTVEGLACRDIPAFSVQYHPEASPGPHDAAYLFERFIAMMEKEKKHA from the coding sequence ATGAAAGCCATTCTGGCGCTGGCCGACGGCCGGGTGTTCCATGGCACCGCGCTTGGCGCGACGGGAGAGATGACCGGCGAGGTCGTTTTCAATACCAGTATGACGGGGTATCAGGAGATCCTGACCGACCCGTCCTACTGCGGGGAGATCGTCACCATGACGTATCCCCAGATCGGAAATTACGGCATCAATCTCGAGGACGTTGAATCCCGACAGCCGTTTCTGTCCGGTTTTGTCGTCAAAGAGGCATGTGATTTCCCCAGCAACTGGCGCTCCACCATGAGTCTCGATGCCTATCTCAAGGAAAACGGCATCGTCGGCATCCAGGGGATCGATACACGCGCTCTTGTGCGCCATATCCGCGACCAGGGGGCGCAGAACGGGATTATCAGCTCTCTCGATCTCGACCCTGAAAGCGTCGTCGCCAAAGCACGTAAGGCGCCGCCGCTGGTGGGACGCGACCTGGTCAAGGAGGTGACCTGCGACAAACCCTACCATTGGGATGAAGGTCCATGGAAGCTGGGAGAGGGGTACGTGAAGAATGACAAGCCTTCTCGATTCCGTGTAGTGGCCTATGATTTTGGAATCAAGCGCAACATTCTGCGCAACCTGGTCGCAGCCGGCTGCGATGTCACGGTTGTTCCGGCCACCACGCCTGCCAAGGATGTGCTGGCGATGAACCCTGACGGGGTCTTTCTCAGCAACGGGCCGGGCGACCCTGAACCGATTGTGTATGCCCAGGAAAACATCCGTGAGCTGCTCGGAAAAGTTCCCTTGTTCGGTATCTGTCTCGGCCACCAGCTGCTGGCGTTGGCGTTGGGCGGAAAAACGTTCAAGCTCAAGTTCGGTCATCGTGGCGGCAATCAGCCGGTCCAACGCAGCGACGATCGGCGGGTGGAAATCACCGCGCAGAATCACGGGTTTGCCGTCGATGCCGACTCTTTCAGCGATGACGCCATCCAGACTCATACCAATCTCAATGACAACACGGTGGAGGGTTTGGCCTGTCGTGACATCCCGGCGTTCTCGGTGCAGTATCATCCGGAAGCGTCCCCCGGTCCCCACGATGCGGCTTATCTTTTCGAGCGGTTTATCGCCATGATGGAAAAAGAGAAAAAACATGCCTAA
- a CDS encoding dihydroorotase: MKILIKGGRVLDPAHNIDDSLDLLIEDGTISRIDKNIQEQGVDEMIEAKGQLVTPGLIDIHVHLRDPGFEYKEDIASGTRAAVAGGFTAVACMPNTKPVNDNHTVTTYIKTRAVEQGVCRVYPVGAITKGSKGESLTEMGDMRDAGCVAFSDDGHPVGSGELMRRALEYAKPFNLPIISHSEDLDLVGQGVMNEGFVATELGLKGIPWVAEAAAVAREVMLAEFTGAHLHVAHVSTRAAIDIVRQAKKRGVRVTCEATPHHFTLTEEAVRGYDTNAKMNPPLRDADDLEAVREGLADGTIDTIATDHAPHHIDEKNVEFNIALYGVVGLETALPLTLRLVEDGVLSLRDAIAKLTINPARALNLPGGTLEAGRPADVTVIDLNHSWTVSAANLVSKSKNTPFDGWKLKGIATHTIVDGKIAYRKG, translated from the coding sequence ATGAAGATACTGATTAAAGGTGGAAGAGTTTTGGATCCGGCGCACAATATCGATGACAGCCTCGATCTGTTGATTGAGGACGGCACGATCAGTCGAATCGACAAGAACATCCAGGAACAGGGCGTTGACGAAATGATCGAAGCCAAAGGTCAATTGGTGACTCCGGGGCTGATCGACATCCACGTCCACCTGCGTGATCCCGGCTTTGAGTACAAAGAGGATATCGCCAGCGGAACACGGGCTGCTGTGGCGGGGGGATTCACGGCGGTTGCCTGCATGCCCAACACCAAGCCGGTTAATGACAATCACACGGTTACAACCTATATCAAAACCCGTGCGGTGGAGCAGGGTGTCTGCCGAGTCTACCCGGTCGGCGCCATCACCAAAGGATCCAAGGGCGAATCCCTGACGGAGATGGGCGATATGCGCGATGCGGGGTGCGTGGCTTTCTCCGACGATGGGCACCCTGTCGGCAGCGGCGAGCTGATGCGGCGAGCGCTGGAATATGCCAAACCGTTCAATCTGCCGATCATCTCCCACTCGGAAGATCTCGACCTGGTGGGGCAGGGGGTCATGAATGAAGGTTTTGTCGCGACGGAGCTTGGACTCAAGGGGATTCCCTGGGTGGCTGAAGCGGCGGCCGTGGCCCGCGAAGTGATGCTGGCCGAATTCACCGGCGCGCATCTGCATGTGGCTCATGTTTCGACCCGGGCGGCGATTGATATCGTGCGTCAGGCGAAAAAGCGCGGCGTGCGGGTGACCTGCGAGGCGACGCCGCATCATTTCACGCTGACCGAGGAAGCGGTGCGCGGTTACGACACCAACGCAAAGATGAATCCGCCGCTGCGCGATGCGGATGATCTGGAGGCGGTGCGTGAGGGGCTGGCCGATGGAACCATCGACACCATTGCGACAGATCATGCTCCCCATCATATCGATGAAAAAAATGTTGAATTCAACATCGCGCTCTACGGTGTCGTCGGGCTTGAAACGGCCCTGCCTTTGACTCTGCGCCTGGTGGAGGATGGGGTGCTTTCCCTTAGGGATGCCATCGCCAAGTTGACCATCAATCCTGCGCGGGCCTTGAATCTTCCGGGGGGCACCCTGGAGGCTGGACGACCGGCCGACGTGACTGTGATTGATCTCAACCACAGCTGGACGGTTTCCGCAGCAAACCTCGTGTCCAAGAGCAAGAACACGCCTTTTGACGGGTGGAAGCTCAAGGGGATTGCGACACATACCATTGTTGACGGAAAGATCGCTTATCGCAAAGGTTGA
- a CDS encoding aspartate carbamoyltransferase catalytic subunit, with amino-acid sequence MAFRHKHILGIEQLSKEDIGFILDTADSFKEINTRDIKKVPTLRGKTIINLFFEASTRTRTSFEIAGKRLSADTINITASSSSVVKGETLEDTARNIEAMHPDIIVMRHSASGAPHYLADRLDCSIINAGDGAHEHPTQALLDMLTIRQHKGSLEGLKVAIIGDITHSRVARSDIYGLTRMGAEVRLAGPGTMIPPGIERLGAKVYADMREAIKGADVVMMLRIQLERQGKTLLPTLREYAKFYGLNPRNLTLAAPDALVMHPGPVNRGVELSSYVADGGQSVILDQVENGVAVRMAALYLVLGGEQGDNA; translated from the coding sequence ATGGCATTTCGGCACAAACATATTCTTGGAATCGAGCAGCTGAGCAAAGAGGACATCGGCTTTATTCTTGATACGGCGGACAGCTTCAAGGAGATCAATACCCGCGACATCAAGAAAGTTCCGACACTGCGCGGAAAAACGATTATCAACCTGTTTTTCGAAGCCAGCACGCGCACCCGGACCTCTTTTGAGATTGCGGGTAAGCGCCTTTCCGCCGATACCATCAACATCACGGCTTCAAGTTCTTCGGTGGTCAAGGGGGAAACTCTCGAAGATACCGCGCGCAATATCGAGGCGATGCATCCCGACATTATCGTCATGCGCCACAGTGCCTCGGGCGCTCCCCATTACCTAGCGGATAGACTTGACTGCTCCATAATCAACGCCGGAGACGGTGCGCATGAGCATCCGACCCAGGCATTGCTCGACATGCTCACCATACGCCAGCACAAAGGGAGCCTTGAAGGGCTCAAGGTGGCCATCATCGGCGACATTACCCACAGCCGCGTGGCACGCTCAGATATCTACGGTCTGACCCGCATGGGCGCTGAGGTTCGCCTGGCCGGCCCCGGCACCATGATTCCTCCCGGGATCGAGCGCCTGGGGGCTAAGGTCTATGCCGATATGCGTGAAGCCATCAAGGGTGCTGACGTTGTCATGATGCTGCGCATTCAGCTTGAGCGGCAGGGGAAAACGCTTCTTCCGACTCTACGCGAGTACGCCAAGTTTTACGGTCTCAACCCGCGGAATCTGACTCTGGCCGCACCTGACGCTCTGGTGATGCACCCCGGCCCGGTCAATCGCGGTGTGGAGCTTTCGAGCTATGTCGCAGACGGTGGGCAGAGCGTCATTCTCGATCAGGTGGAAAACGGAGTGGCCGTTCGCATGGCGGCTCTCTACCTGGTTCTGGGCGGCGAGCAGGGCGACAACGCATAA
- the pyrR gene encoding bifunctional pyr operon transcriptional regulator/uracil phosphoribosyltransferase PyrR, with product MAQNTTVILDQAGINRALTRIAHEILERNKGVRDVVLVGIRTGGDDLAAVLRERIADIEGEKIPLGILDITLYRDDLSARSDRVVGKTKIPFPLDDKHVVLIDDVLYTGRTIRAAMDSLMDLGRPSSIQLAVLVDRGHRELPIRPDFVGRNVPTSREEDIRVHFDEDNRPVEVILAKK from the coding sequence ATGGCACAGAACACCACAGTTATTCTTGATCAGGCCGGCATCAATCGCGCCCTGACTCGCATCGCTCATGAAATCCTGGAGCGCAACAAAGGCGTGCGGGATGTTGTCCTGGTGGGAATTCGCACCGGGGGCGACGACCTTGCTGCGGTGCTGCGCGAGCGCATCGCCGATATCGAAGGGGAGAAAATTCCTCTGGGCATTCTTGATATTACTCTGTATCGAGACGACCTTTCGGCGCGATCGGACCGTGTGGTCGGCAAGACGAAAATCCCGTTCCCTCTTGATGATAAGCATGTCGTTCTGATCGACGACGTTCTGTATACCGGACGCACCATCCGTGCCGCCATGGATTCGTTGATGGATCTCGGGCGTCCAAGCTCCATACAGCTTGCGGTTCTGGTGGATCGGGGGCATCGTGAGCTGCCTATTCGCCCTGATTTTGTAGGGCGCAATGTCCCGACTTCCCGGGAGGAAGACATCCGGGTTCATTTCGATGAAGACAACCGGCCTGTCGAGGTCATTCTGGCGAAAAAATAA
- the lepB gene encoding signal peptidase I, which translates to MSDISPTPTPESPSPKSIKRPWYREYGEALFVALILALIIRTFVVQAFKIPSGSMEDTLLIGDHLLVNKFLYGTEIPFTDISFLPIRDPKRNDVIVFEFPGDKDKSFFQRKDFIKRIIGLPGDKIEVRSKKVYVNGEHYQISEEIHKDPNLLPEKASPRDFFGPVRVPQGHYFVMGDNRDHSFDSRFWGYVPQENIKGLAFIKYWSWDSENNWPRFNRIGRPIH; encoded by the coding sequence ATGTCCGATATTTCCCCAACCCCGACGCCTGAGAGTCCGTCCCCCAAATCGATCAAACGCCCCTGGTATCGCGAATACGGCGAAGCCTTATTCGTTGCGCTGATCCTGGCGTTGATCATCCGCACTTTCGTGGTGCAGGCATTCAAAATCCCGTCCGGATCGATGGAAGACACGCTTCTGATCGGCGATCACCTGCTGGTCAACAAGTTTCTCTATGGGACCGAGATCCCTTTTACCGACATCTCCTTTCTGCCGATTCGAGATCCCAAACGTAATGACGTAATAGTTTTTGAATTTCCCGGCGACAAGGATAAATCATTTTTTCAACGCAAGGATTTTATCAAGCGGATCATAGGCCTGCCGGGCGATAAGATCGAAGTCCGTTCGAAAAAGGTGTATGTCAACGGTGAGCACTATCAAATTTCCGAAGAAATTCATAAAGACCCGAACCTATTGCCGGAGAAAGCCTCTCCACGGGACTTTTTCGGACCGGTGCGAGTTCCGCAAGGGCATTATTTCGTCATGGGGGACAACCGGGATCATTCCTTTGACAGTCGCTTCTGGGGGTATGTCCCGCAGGAGAACATCAAAGGCCTGGCTTTCATCAAATACTGGTCCTGGGACAGTGAAAACAACTGGCCTCGATTCAACCGCATAGGTCGCCCGATACACTGA
- the lepA gene encoding translation elongation factor 4, giving the protein MKRSHIRNFSIIAHIDHGKSTLADRLLEETGTLTSREKTDQFLDKMELERERGITIKAQAVRLVYKADDGKEYLLNLIDTPGHVDFSYEVSRSLKACEGALLVVDASQGVEAQTLANVYMAIDQDLEVFPVLNKIDLPAADPKSVKEEIEEIIGLDAADAVEASAKDGIGIHEILENIVAKVPPPEGDPEAPLKALIFDSWYDTYQGVITLVRIIDGTLKKGDRIRLMQAGKNYEVTQVGVFAPHPLAVPTLSAGEVGFVIASIKVVHDAKVGDTMTHVDRPTDKALPGFQVVKPMVFSGLYPIDSGDYDTLRDALEKLRLNDSSFSFEPENSMALGFGFRCGFLGLLHMEIIQERLEREFGVDLITTAPTVVYNVKTVKGETIKVESANMLPELQYIEKMEEPFILASIHVPNEYVGQVLALCEEKRGIQREIKYLTANRVMVVYELPLNEIVLDFYDRLKTLTRGYASFDYEPLDYRESDLVRLNILVNGETVDALSLIVHRDKAYYRGKELVSKMKEFIPRQQFEVALQAAIGNKVVARETVKALRKDVTAKCYGGDISRKRKLLEKQKEGKKRMKQVGNVELPQEAFMAILKVKE; this is encoded by the coding sequence ATGAAAAGAAGTCATATCCGCAATTTTTCGATTATCGCCCATATCGATCACGGCAAGTCCACCCTGGCAGACCGACTGCTGGAAGAAACCGGCACGCTGACCTCACGGGAAAAAACCGATCAGTTTCTGGACAAGATGGAGCTTGAACGCGAGCGGGGGATTACCATCAAGGCCCAGGCCGTGCGTCTGGTCTACAAGGCTGATGACGGCAAGGAGTATCTGCTTAACCTTATCGACACGCCCGGCCATGTTGATTTCTCCTACGAGGTGAGCCGTTCTCTCAAAGCTTGTGAAGGGGCATTGCTGGTCGTGGATGCCTCACAGGGGGTGGAAGCCCAGACCCTGGCCAACGTATATATGGCGATTGATCAGGATCTCGAGGTCTTCCCGGTTCTCAATAAAATCGATCTGCCCGCTGCCGATCCCAAGAGCGTTAAGGAAGAAATTGAGGAGATTATCGGGCTGGATGCCGCCGATGCGGTGGAAGCCAGCGCCAAGGACGGCATCGGGATTCACGAAATCCTTGAAAATATCGTCGCCAAGGTTCCACCGCCCGAAGGAGATCCGGAGGCGCCGTTGAAGGCGCTGATCTTCGACAGCTGGTACGATACTTACCAGGGGGTTATTACCCTGGTGCGCATCATTGATGGAACGTTGAAAAAAGGCGACCGCATCCGGTTGATGCAGGCCGGCAAAAATTACGAGGTGACCCAGGTCGGGGTTTTCGCCCCGCATCCGCTCGCTGTGCCCACATTGAGTGCCGGGGAGGTCGGGTTTGTGATCGCCAGCATCAAGGTGGTGCACGACGCCAAGGTCGGTGACACCATGACGCATGTCGACCGGCCCACCGACAAGGCGCTGCCCGGCTTTCAGGTGGTCAAGCCGATGGTGTTCTCCGGGCTTTATCCCATCGACAGTGGCGACTACGACACCCTGCGCGATGCCCTTGAAAAGCTGCGGCTTAACGATTCCTCCTTCTCTTTCGAGCCGGAAAACTCGATGGCGCTAGGGTTTGGTTTCCGTTGCGGCTTCCTGGGGCTGCTGCACATGGAGATCATTCAGGAGCGCCTTGAACGGGAGTTCGGGGTCGATCTTATTACAACCGCGCCGACCGTTGTCTACAATGTGAAGACGGTCAAGGGTGAGACCATCAAGGTTGAAAGCGCCAATATGCTGCCCGAGCTGCAGTATATCGAAAAGATGGAAGAGCCTTTTATCCTCGCTTCGATTCATGTGCCCAACGAATATGTCGGACAGGTTCTGGCCCTTTGTGAAGAAAAGCGCGGCATTCAGCGCGAGATCAAATACCTGACGGCCAACCGCGTGATGGTGGTGTACGAACTTCCTCTCAACGAAATCGTTCTCGACTTCTATGATCGACTCAAGACCCTGACCCGCGGCTATGCCTCGTTCGATTACGAGCCGCTTGATTACAGGGAAAGTGACCTTGTGCGGCTTAACATTCTGGTCAACGGCGAGACGGTGGATGCCCTCTCGTTGATCGTTCATCGCGACAAGGCCTATTATCGGGGCAAGGAACTGGTCAGCAAGATGAAGGAGTTCATTCCCCGTCAGCAATTCGAAGTGGCGCTGCAGGCTGCGATCGGCAACAAGGTGGTCGCCCGCGAAACGGTTAAGGCATTGCGTAAAGACGTTACGGCTAAATGCTACGGTGGTGATATTTCGCGAAAGCGCAAACTTCTCGAGAAGCAGAAGGAAGGTAAAAAGCGCATGAAACAGGTCGGCAATGTAGAGTTGCCGCAGGAGGCCTTCATGGCCATACTCAAAGTGAAAGAATGA
- a CDS encoding ISAs1 family transposase, translating into MAIPLLEAISIEGKTISADALLTQRRLARYLVEDRQAHYHFTVKGNQPRLLEDLTLYFHGRQEPHAVTVDSDHGRIETRRIWVTAELNDYLDFPHVGQAFMVERERVNKKSGKVSTETVYGITSHTPQQADAQRILKTNRNHWCIENSCHYIIDWNYDEDRSRIRTGHGPENITRLRRFAVGLIKSKSVGSVAQKMRMLAMNPRAVFDYLRMTDNTRSRRSAAGCN; encoded by the coding sequence ATGGCCATCCCCTTGCTCGAGGCGATCAGCATCGAAGGCAAGACCATCAGCGCCGACGCCCTATTGACGCAACGCCGATTGGCCCGCTACCTGGTCGAAGACAGGCAGGCCCATTACCATTTCACCGTCAAAGGCAATCAGCCCCGGCTCCTCGAAGACCTCACCCTGTATTTTCATGGCCGCCAAGAACCTCACGCTGTCACCGTCGACTCCGACCATGGCCGAATCGAGACGCGGAGGATCTGGGTCACCGCCGAGCTCAACGACTATCTCGACTTTCCTCACGTCGGTCAGGCTTTCATGGTCGAACGCGAAAGGGTCAACAAAAAGAGCGGGAAAGTCTCAACCGAAACCGTTTACGGAATCACCAGCCACACACCGCAGCAGGCCGACGCCCAGCGCATCCTCAAGACTAATCGCAACCACTGGTGCATAGAAAACAGCTGCCACTACATCATTGACTGGAATTACGACGAAGACCGAAGCCGGATACGCACCGGCCATGGGCCGGAAAACATCACCCGGCTCCGACGCTTCGCGGTCGGTCTGATTAAATCAAAAAGCGTCGGCAGCGTTGCGCAGAAAATGAGGATGCTCGCCATGAACCCCCGCGCCGTCTTCGACTACCTGCGAATGACCGATAATACAAGAAGCAGGCGCTCGGCTGCTGGATGCAATTAG
- a CDS encoding Druantia anti-phage system protein DruA has translation MQAHHYLGDLPKIGETLWYVAILRQQWVALLSFSAAALKCAVRDQWIGWDHRRQYDRLKLVANNSRFLILPQWHLPNLGSRVLALCEQRIQRDWLERFGHPLVLMETFVDPQRYQGTVYKAANWLCLGQTKGFRRTRQGYSNLAQSPKMVFVRALQSNAQSLLSRPLLGAPYCPGDVKMLLTADQMRSLPEFFTDIPDPRRAAGKRHRLSTVLAIAAGATLCGMRGYKAISDWAKSLGPKARERFGCRKKQGQYLVPSEYIIRDILIRVDPDHLDRSFQRWNEAYAGADESLAIDGKTMCNATDEQGRKTHIMSAIGHETKTCHTQKKSASCR, from the coding sequence ATGCAAGCGCATCATTATCTGGGAGATCTGCCCAAGATCGGCGAAACCCTCTGGTACGTTGCCATATTGCGCCAGCAGTGGGTCGCTTTGCTGAGCTTTTCCGCTGCGGCCTTGAAGTGCGCCGTTCGCGACCAGTGGATTGGCTGGGATCATCGGCGCCAATATGACCGCTTGAAGCTGGTTGCCAACAATAGCCGTTTTCTGATCCTGCCGCAGTGGCATTTGCCCAATCTGGGCTCGCGCGTCTTGGCGCTGTGCGAACAAAGAATCCAGCGCGACTGGCTGGAGCGCTTTGGCCATCCGCTTGTGCTGATGGAGACCTTTGTCGATCCGCAGCGCTATCAAGGCACGGTTTACAAGGCGGCCAATTGGCTATGCCTGGGTCAGACCAAGGGATTTCGCCGAACCCGTCAAGGTTATAGCAACCTCGCACAGTCCCCGAAGATGGTGTTTGTTCGTGCGCTGCAGTCCAATGCCCAATCGCTCTTGTCCCGCCCCCTGCTTGGGGCGCCCTATTGTCCAGGAGACGTGAAAATGTTGTTGACAGCCGATCAAATGCGATCCTTGCCAGAGTTTTTCACCGACATCCCCGACCCGCGCCGCGCCGCAGGGAAACGCCACCGGCTGTCCACCGTTTTGGCCATTGCCGCCGGGGCGACGCTTTGCGGGATGCGCGGGTACAAGGCGATTTCCGATTGGGCCAAAAGTCTTGGCCCCAAGGCGCGCGAGCGCTTCGGATGCCGTAAAAAACAAGGGCAGTACCTTGTCCCGAGCGAATACATCATCCGCGATATCCTCATCAGGGTCGATCCGGATCATCTCGACCGCAGCTTTCAACGTTGGAACGAGGCTTACGCAGGCGCGGATGAAAGCCTCGCCATCGACGGCAAGACCATGTGCAACGCCACCGACGAGCAAGGCCGCAAGACGCATATCATGAGCGCGATCGGCCACGAGACCAAAACCTGCCACACCCAAAAAAAGTCGGCCTCCTGCCGATAG
- a CDS encoding transposase family protein — translation MGKASRRANREEIKAKARQRKRAQKELGRKQEEEGLKRASHATIANRKSGYKSVEEEGLARNEAAWEQLKVFRGQLPVLLRRLSAIPDPRTAKKTKHKLSVLLMLGILSFVLQMASSREVTREMSRPMLWENLKALFPELEETPHHDTLKRVLSQIEVDQIASVQLELIRKWIRNKKFSRYLVNNCYPVAVDGTQKMARGWLWDEECLQRTFNRGQSAEQTQYYVYVLQANLAFSGGMSIPLMSEFLCHTQGDSHRSKQDCELKAFYRLAARLKEAFPALRIMLLLDGLYANGPVMELCRRNKWQYMIVLKDDALPSTVKEFQALARLEPKNRHFQTWGGRQQRFRWANRIEYSFGANGRKREIVNVVECLESWQEIGNQGCDVVEKTSRHLWLSSEPLDRWNLHERCNLGARSRWGVETGFLVEKHHGYQYEHCFSHDWNAMKGFHYLMQLGHMFNIMARYSEKIARIIRETGVRGLIRLVRETIASPWLNQAWIREQIAAPFQLRLT, via the coding sequence ATGGGCAAAGCGAGCCGCCGTGCGAACCGCGAAGAGATCAAGGCGAAGGCAAGGCAGAGAAAACGCGCGCAGAAGGAACTCGGACGCAAGCAGGAAGAAGAGGGGTTGAAGAGGGCCTCCCACGCCACGATCGCCAACCGCAAGAGCGGCTATAAAAGCGTGGAGGAGGAGGGTCTTGCCCGCAACGAGGCGGCCTGGGAGCAGCTCAAGGTGTTTCGCGGCCAGTTGCCGGTGCTTTTGAGGCGATTGTCGGCGATACCGGATCCGAGAACCGCGAAGAAGACCAAGCACAAGCTATCCGTGCTGCTGATGTTGGGAATTCTGTCGTTCGTGCTGCAGATGGCATCCTCGCGGGAGGTGACCAGGGAAATGAGCCGTCCGATGCTCTGGGAGAACCTGAAGGCCCTGTTTCCCGAACTCGAAGAGACCCCCCACCATGACACCCTCAAGAGGGTATTGTCACAAATCGAGGTGGACCAGATCGCGTCGGTACAGCTGGAATTGATCCGGAAGTGGATACGAAACAAGAAGTTTTCCCGATACTTGGTCAATAATTGCTATCCCGTTGCGGTAGACGGTACGCAGAAGATGGCGCGCGGCTGGCTTTGGGACGAAGAATGCCTGCAACGCACGTTCAATAGAGGGCAGAGCGCGGAGCAGACGCAGTACTACGTCTATGTCCTGCAGGCGAATCTCGCCTTTTCCGGCGGGATGAGCATTCCCTTGATGAGCGAGTTCCTGTGCCATACGCAAGGAGATTCGCACAGGAGCAAGCAGGACTGCGAGCTGAAAGCTTTTTATCGATTGGCTGCGAGGCTCAAAGAGGCGTTTCCGGCGCTGCGGATCATGTTGTTGCTGGACGGGCTCTATGCGAACGGGCCAGTCATGGAGCTGTGCCGCCGGAACAAATGGCAGTACATGATCGTGCTGAAGGACGACGCCTTGCCGAGCACGGTGAAGGAATTTCAGGCCCTGGCACGGCTTGAGCCGAAGAACCGGCATTTTCAAACCTGGGGCGGCAGGCAGCAGCGTTTCAGATGGGCAAACAGGATAGAGTACAGCTTCGGGGCGAACGGCAGGAAGCGGGAGATCGTAAACGTCGTCGAATGTCTGGAGAGCTGGCAAGAGATTGGCAACCAGGGGTGCGACGTGGTGGAAAAGACCAGCCGGCACCTCTGGCTATCGAGTGAGCCCCTCGACCGATGGAACCTCCACGAGCGGTGCAATCTGGGCGCACGCTCGCGCTGGGGGGTCGAAACAGGCTTCCTGGTAGAGAAGCACCACGGCTACCAATACGAGCACTGTTTTAGCCATGATTGGAACGCGATGAAGGGTTTCCATTATCTGATGCAATTGGGGCACATGTTCAACATCATGGCGAGGTATTCGGAAAAGATCGCCAGAATCATTCGGGAGACCGGGGTGCGGGGATTGATCCGCTTGGTACGCGAAACGATAGCGAGTCCGTGGCTCAATCAGGCGTGGATCCGCGAGCAGATTGCTGCCCCTTTCCAGTTACGGCTGACATAA
- a CDS encoding Druantia anti-phage system protein DruA: protein MRDERKQLVHCGRTIGPEEVEAIQETVSTCSGLSRFELAFTICEHLDWRTASGSLKRDACLKLLEKLEQQGLLKLPRKRTIAPGAGLKKQPKPTRRTEATTAVKGSVAEIGPVRLAGADSKDAADLWNEYVSRYHYLGYTPPIGCFQRYFIESERGLLGCLLFCGAAKSLQERDRFIGWSKDERLRNLGFVINNSRFLVFPWVQVKNLASHTLGKAARRIGDDWHKRWGYRPLLLETFVDPELYAGTCYLAANWQYLGMTTGQGLARRGKSYSTTPKKIFVKPLAGDFRGALCS from the coding sequence GAGAGGAAGCAACTGGTTCACTGCGGGAGAACCATCGGTCCTGAAGAAGTGGAGGCGATTCAGGAAACGGTTTCGACATGTTCAGGATTGAGCCGATTCGAACTGGCATTTACCATTTGTGAGCACCTGGATTGGCGCACCGCTTCGGGGAGTTTGAAGAGGGATGCCTGCCTGAAGCTACTGGAGAAGCTCGAACAGCAGGGATTGCTGAAGCTTCCGCGGAAGCGGACCATCGCCCCGGGAGCGGGGCTGAAGAAGCAGCCGAAGCCGACGCGCAGAACGGAGGCGACCACGGCGGTAAAAGGCAGCGTCGCAGAGATCGGACCGGTTCGGCTGGCAGGGGCGGACAGCAAGGATGCGGCCGATCTATGGAACGAGTATGTGAGCCGCTATCACTACCTGGGGTACACGCCTCCCATCGGCTGTTTCCAACGCTACTTCATCGAGAGCGAGAGGGGGCTTTTGGGGTGTCTGCTGTTTTGCGGCGCGGCGAAGTCGTTGCAGGAGCGGGATCGCTTTATCGGCTGGAGCAAGGATGAGCGACTGAGGAACCTGGGGTTCGTCATCAACAACAGCCGTTTTCTGGTGTTTCCCTGGGTACAGGTGAAAAACCTGGCAAGCCACACCTTAGGGAAGGCGGCAAGGCGCATCGGGGACGATTGGCACAAACGTTGGGGATATCGGCCGCTGCTGTTGGAAACGTTCGTGGACCCTGAGCTTTATGCAGGGACCTGTTATCTGGCAGCGAACTGGCAGTACCTGGGGATGACGACCGGCCAAGGTCTGGCGCGCAGGGGAAAGAGCTACAGCACGACCCCCAAGAAGATCTTCGTGAAGCCGCTTGCGGGAGATTTCCGCGGCGCGCTTTGCTCGTAG